A genomic window from Leptospira ryugenii includes:
- a CDS encoding NAD-dependent epimerase/dehydratase family protein — MKIFVTGGSGFVGGSVLQYWKGKHEIKALSRSEVSDQKLKPLGVEIVRGDLFSLPDSALQGIDVILHSAAFVGPWGTRSEYWQGNVEGTKRLVQKAIASKVKRLIHISTEATIFSGIDLVNIDETYPYPKSTPYLYSETKREAEKMVLSASKEGLETIVIRPRLVWGKGDTSVLPVLLDMVTSGQFMWLGGGKKQTSMTNIENLVHAIDLSLSKGKSGEVYFITDDEIWTYFDFLTAYLKTQNVEIPYKSIPSNVASLAAWIVEGIWRSLSLKSQPPLMRFPTDAMGKECTIRIDKARQDLGYKPVVSVHQGLQKV; from the coding sequence ATGAAAATATTTGTTACAGGTGGTTCTGGTTTTGTTGGTGGCTCTGTCCTCCAGTATTGGAAGGGGAAACATGAAATAAAAGCTTTGTCTCGTTCTGAGGTAAGTGACCAAAAATTAAAACCGTTAGGAGTAGAAATTGTAAGGGGCGATTTATTTTCTTTGCCGGACTCCGCATTACAAGGGATAGATGTTATTTTACATAGTGCTGCCTTTGTGGGGCCCTGGGGAACTCGTTCGGAGTATTGGCAGGGAAATGTGGAAGGTACAAAACGTTTGGTCCAAAAGGCCATTGCGAGCAAAGTGAAACGATTGATTCATATCAGTACAGAAGCCACCATCTTCTCAGGCATCGATTTGGTGAACATCGATGAAACCTACCCATACCCCAAAAGCACTCCTTATCTATATTCGGAGACCAAAAGAGAAGCTGAAAAGATGGTTTTATCTGCATCCAAAGAAGGTCTGGAAACCATAGTGATCCGCCCACGTCTTGTTTGGGGCAAAGGTGATACTTCCGTACTACCTGTTCTTTTGGATATGGTCACATCTGGACAGTTTATGTGGTTAGGTGGTGGTAAGAAACAGACTTCCATGACAAATATTGAAAATTTGGTCCATGCCATAGACCTTTCTCTAAGCAAAGGTAAATCAGGGGAAGTTTACTTTATCACTGATGATGAAATATGGACTTACTTTGATTTTTTGACTGCTTATTTAAAAACACAAAATGTGGAAATACCTTACAAATCAATCCCATCCAATGTTGCTAGTTTAGCTGCGTGGATCGTAGAAGGGATTTGGCGGAGCCTATCTCTCAAGAGTCAGCCTCCATTGATGCGTTTCCCGACGGATGCTATGGGAAAGGAGTGTACGATTCGTATCGATAAGGCAAGGCAGGACTTAGGTTACAAGCCTGTCGTCAGCGTACACCAAGGTTTACAAAAGGTATGA
- a CDS encoding choice-of-anchor D domain-containing protein yields MRRISFYFTLLVFNLSMVNCPPGGGGGDGGSSALVLALGGGSSSPTTSTSSAEETVQQTPTIRVSESANNLANSATFDLGSAVQNTSGTLYTFTILNNGRGTLTLSSSPAVQITGTDAAQFTVTQPSSSSLSSLASTTFSLRFSPQAGQSGTKSAQIRIASNDPSTSTYILNLTAKATLTAEPEIDVRQSTSSLTSGSSSYDFGSVRSTLTGSAVTFTIRNTGTANLTLTIPPSLTGANANQFTVDASLMSSPVPVNGTTSFTVTFAPTSEGTKNANISIANNDTDEGPFLIAITGFATAAPAPEINVQLVSNSNTILDDSGTFSFSNVQEGQSGTAVQFRIQNLGDANLTLSGSPIVTLGGANANQFSVTTQPSSSTIAPSGSVIFAVTFSPTSSGTKSATISFANNDSNENPYNFSISGIATVAPAPEINVQQSSTNIASGGTFSGIGSVRVGTTSAATSFTIQNLGNATLSLTGSPRVSVSGTNASEFTVATQPASASISTSGTGTFTVTFSPTSSGAKTAILTIASNDSDEGSYTINLSATGTVPTSTCTPSIVNGTRTSNAGSQANFFGSLPLYWGSAIALSTSPSSPSVIYYVNQPHSVTASNGVVFNYLILNSNYFFSRDGVGTTTYSGMYPYGRNNTEYLGSSAPSFSPDSSNFFSIEINTGVSLSSTNASYSIVQNCNPSLDEERTFTSSAGSDNTSGLGKVWTYRKKLKVRLIFISGTYDTPTEAGIQTAVNRMKSIYAQDSVKIDLEFTATTVTNSEFQTLANLSDDTGNVTGSLTKMYVSTAAAQSADSLNIYFTANNSQTAGVLGISAGIPGVPGITGTKKSGMVVFIEPHRSSGAAGSSLSTTDQTFMGDTMAHEAGHFLGLFHTNERGGFNSSSSNALNRRDTLTDTPYCLSTRDVNSNGTVDINECSGTGFTNSGASNLMFWAGDGVTAQTQLTGEQGWILRRFPIVY; encoded by the coding sequence ATGAGACGGATTTCATTTTATTTTACTCTTTTGGTTTTTAACCTCTCCATGGTAAATTGCCCACCTGGCGGAGGCGGCGGAGATGGTGGTAGCTCGGCACTTGTCCTCGCCTTAGGCGGTGGCTCATCTAGTCCCACTACAAGCACTAGCTCGGCAGAGGAAACTGTCCAACAAACACCTACAATTCGGGTTTCTGAAAGTGCAAACAATTTAGCAAATAGCGCTACATTTGATTTAGGGAGCGCGGTCCAAAACACTTCAGGTACATTGTATACCTTTACAATTCTAAACAATGGGCGTGGGACTCTTACCCTTAGTTCTTCGCCTGCCGTCCAAATAACAGGCACAGATGCAGCCCAATTTACAGTAACACAGCCAAGTTCATCCAGCCTATCGTCTCTTGCATCTACGACTTTTAGTTTGCGTTTCAGCCCCCAAGCAGGGCAATCAGGCACAAAAAGTGCGCAAATCCGAATCGCATCGAATGACCCATCCACAAGTACCTACATCTTAAATCTAACCGCAAAGGCTACTTTAACCGCCGAACCTGAAATCGACGTCCGCCAATCAACGAGCTCCCTTACTTCAGGATCTAGTAGCTACGACTTTGGAAGTGTGAGATCTACATTGACAGGATCTGCGGTTACTTTTACCATTCGCAATACAGGAACAGCTAACTTAACCCTTACGATCCCCCCTAGCTTAACAGGAGCAAATGCCAATCAGTTCACTGTCGATGCCTCCTTAATGTCAAGCCCTGTACCTGTGAATGGAACGACGAGTTTTACCGTGACTTTTGCACCAACCTCTGAAGGTACAAAGAATGCCAACATCTCCATTGCAAACAATGACACAGATGAAGGACCTTTTCTGATTGCGATAACGGGCTTTGCGACGGCAGCCCCAGCTCCTGAGATCAATGTACAACTCGTATCCAATTCAAATACGATTTTGGACGATTCGGGTACATTTTCATTTTCTAATGTGCAAGAAGGTCAAAGTGGAACAGCCGTTCAATTTAGGATCCAGAACTTAGGTGATGCAAACTTAACTTTATCTGGTTCGCCGATTGTGACATTAGGTGGTGCGAACGCTAATCAGTTTTCTGTAACAACCCAACCTTCGTCGTCTACGATTGCTCCTTCAGGTTCAGTCATCTTTGCTGTTACGTTTTCACCGACAAGTTCCGGTACAAAATCGGCAACCATTTCTTTCGCAAACAACGATTCGAATGAGAACCCTTATAATTTCTCCATCTCTGGGATTGCCACAGTAGCACCTGCCCCAGAAATCAATGTCCAACAAAGTTCCACTAACATTGCCTCTGGTGGAACCTTTTCTGGAATCGGCTCCGTGAGAGTTGGTACTACAAGTGCTGCTACTTCGTTTACTATCCAAAACTTAGGAAATGCAACTCTTAGCCTAACAGGCTCGCCTCGCGTCTCAGTTTCCGGAACGAATGCTAGTGAGTTCACGGTAGCTACACAGCCAGCTTCTGCAAGCATTAGCACCTCAGGAACAGGCACATTCACGGTTACCTTCTCGCCTACTTCCAGTGGTGCAAAAACAGCCATCCTAACGATTGCAAGTAATGACAGTGACGAAGGTTCCTACACCATCAATTTAAGTGCCACAGGTACAGTTCCCACAAGTACCTGTACACCAAGTATTGTCAATGGAACGCGCACATCCAATGCAGGTTCTCAAGCAAATTTCTTTGGCTCACTACCTCTGTATTGGGGTAGCGCAATCGCACTCAGCACCTCACCTAGCTCTCCGTCTGTCATCTATTATGTGAACCAACCACATTCTGTTACGGCAAGTAATGGAGTTGTTTTCAATTACTTAATCCTCAATTCTAACTATTTTTTTAGCCGAGATGGCGTAGGCACCACAACCTATTCAGGTATGTATCCCTATGGTAGAAATAACACGGAGTATTTGGGTTCATCCGCACCGTCCTTTTCTCCAGACTCATCCAACTTCTTCAGCATTGAAATCAACACCGGTGTAAGTTTATCCTCCACCAATGCAAGCTACAGTATAGTGCAGAACTGCAATCCAAGTTTGGATGAAGAGAGAACATTCACATCAAGCGCAGGTTCGGACAATACCAGTGGACTAGGCAAAGTATGGACCTACCGCAAAAAACTAAAGGTACGTTTGATCTTTATTTCTGGAACCTATGACACTCCCACCGAGGCAGGTATACAAACTGCTGTGAATCGGATGAAATCGATATATGCTCAAGATTCAGTAAAAATTGATCTCGAGTTTACGGCGACTACGGTTACAAACTCTGAATTCCAGACTCTGGCAAATCTCTCAGATGATACAGGCAATGTAACTGGTTCTTTGACAAAGATGTATGTGAGTACTGCAGCCGCACAAAGTGCAGACAGTTTGAATATCTATTTCACAGCTAACAATAGCCAAACGGCAGGTGTTCTCGGTATTTCTGCAGGAATCCCTGGCGTTCCTGGGATCACGGGGACAAAAAAATCTGGTATGGTGGTCTTCATAGAACCTCATAGAAGTTCCGGTGCGGCAGGCTCCAGTCTATCCACGACAGACCAGACCTTTATGGGAGATACAATGGCTCATGAAGCTGGACATTTTCTGGGTTTATTTCATACAAACGAACGAGGTGGATTCAATTCATCGTCATCTAATGCTTTGAACAGAAGAGACACCTTAACGGATACTCCTTACTGTCTCTCCACTCGGGATGTAAATTCCAATGGTACCGTTGATATCAATGAATGCAGTGGTACGGGATTTACAAATTCTGGTGCTAGCAATTTAATGTTTTGGGCAGGTGATGGTGTCACTGCCCAAACGCAGCTAACAGGAGAACAGGGTTGGATCTTACGGCGTTTCCCAATCGTTTATTAA